A region from the Drosophila mauritiana strain mau12 chromosome 2L, ASM438214v1, whole genome shotgun sequence genome encodes:
- the LOC117140434 gene encoding serine-rich adhesin for platelets isoform X8 yields MLQKVIGSVCCSQMCISRTMDSFDISSDSEEGLLEEIVVGGSCHRQHLLRLQQWHSAHSYVHSYASESPIHYCDPAAVYSDDNSQEPGQDPQPPTIRCSTSSQSNLDVLLAEGAAEEVYEEQEEEGFEQEEEASGSSGTQRLQAPACTSSAAGASFNHQLTADMCNYKNSKSRRLEYSLKCLKYGRSNPSQDSAFGSLTDNDLSIGSSSIRLSSFQSISSPIDEGVEDVIIATTTGGNETCLELATIPRSMVSQDSAISSPCRESSPNNFLHIDDAMSGTGSTSSGSNCGSFGNIRPQQFPVSLSPKILVTATSNSSNSSLASSSNAGQGQAQGHGQGHPQQQFDPPKILVNDQNSIYTTSPSKRSGMIEVFSQKYRCPFQVSSFEDMSPKRTSDKQHLKHVNRLAFRSLEEERRIDNAFLPMADRTHSDNRVNMQSEKYKKLTHASFRISKGQGQDSPTATPTSQTSPGQPGNCIEMQRTGRQTLWRDSKFYRKNRIAKSNDSLMENNPSPRISPCSLRDNQYESRSSSQASRRSLSGSQQMLSVTTSFCGNGSASRNSARYCSSKSEDLGESSDYLRIMDARKSYSERHLVRLKQTAINNTHSEDDMSFNDDNNQTVSSQGQGLRQCGIQYNQKEHHQKHYQGGRWSSSCSIGGHLKTTNIKTTSLSAQSSQSNLVATSATASYRTPSKSLDQSIATIAIPSIRATTQNNTAQNSTTKGSSTNSSDSSSSTTSSVDESPSRHTLSGADLSRIFVMDMDDAPGSTCSEEKTPLLDSVEMSPMSPTDPEEPDLDKL; encoded by the exons ATGCTGCAAAAAGTAATTGGCAGTGTTTGTTGTAGCCAAATGTG TATCAGCCGAACAATGGACTCATTTGACATATCAAGCGATTCGGAGGAGGGTCTCCTGGAGGAGATTGTCGTCGGTGGGAGCTGCCATCGCCAGCACTTGCTTCGCCTGCAGCAGTGGCACTCCGCCCACTCATATGTCCACTCGTATGCCTCGGAGTCGCCGATTCACTATTGTGACCCTGCGGCCGTCTATTCGGATGATAATAGCCAGGAGCCGGGTCAGGATCCCCAGCCACCGACCATTCGATGTAGCACCAGTAGTCAGAGCAATCTGGATGTCCTTCTGGCTGAGGGTGCCGCGGAAGAGGTAtacgaggagcaggaggaggagggttTTGAGCAAGAAGAGGAGGCAAGTGGCTCCTCGGGAACGCAGAGGCTTCAGGCTCCAGCCTGCACTTCATCGGCTGCTGGGGCCTCCTTCAACCATCAACTCACTGCCGATATGTGCAACTATAAGAACTCGAAGAGCAGGAGGTTGGAGTACTCCCTCAAGTGTCTCAAGTATGGCCGCAGTAATCCCTCCCAGGACTCAGCCTTTGGCTCTCTGACCGACAACGACCTGTCCATTGGATCGTCCAGCATTAGGTTGAGCAGCTTTCAGTCCATTTCATCGCCCATTGACGAGGGCGTCGAGGATGTCATCATAGCCACCACCACAGGTGGTAATGAGACCTGCCTGGAACTTGCCACCATTCCTAGGAGTATGGTCTCCCAAGACTCGGCGATTTCATCGCCCTGTCGCGAGAGTTCCCCCAACAACTTCCTGCACATTGACGATGCCATGTCGGGAACGGGTTCAACTTCCTCTGGCTCTAATTGTGGCTCCTTCGGAAATATACGTCCCCAACAGTTTCCTGTTTCGCTTTCACCGAAGATTTTGGTAACGGCCACCAGCAATTCGAGCAACTCGTCCTTGGCATCCAGCAGCAATGCGGGTCAAGGTCAGGCCCAGGGTCATGGACAGGGGCATCCCCAGCAGCAGTTTGATCCGCCCAAGATTCTAGTCAACGATCAGAACTCCATCTACACCACATCGCCCTCGAAGCGATCGGGGATGATAGAGGTGTTCTCACAAAAATATCGG TGTCCCTTCCAGGTGAGCTCCTTCGAGGACATGTCCCCGAAGCGAACCTCAGACAAACAGCACCTGAAGCACGTGAATCGGCTGGCCTTTCGTTCCTTGGAGGAGGAACGTCGGATCGACAATGCCTTTCTGCCGATGGCAGATCGCACCCACTCGGACAATCGCGTGAATATGCAGAGCGAGAAGTACAAGAAGCTCACGCACGCCTCGTTCCGCATCAGCAAAGGTCAAGGTCAGGACTCGcccacggccacgcccaccagccAAACGTCCCCCGGTCAGCCTGGCAATTGCATTGAGATGCAACGAACCGGAAGGCAGACCCTCTGGCGGGACAGCAAGTTCTACCGGAAGAACAGAATCGCCAAAAGCAACGACTCCCTAATGGAAAACAATCCCTCGCCCAGGATATCACCGTGCTCCTTGCGGGATAATCAGTACGAGAGCAGGAGCAGCTCCCAGGCCAGCAGGAGATCGCTCAGTGGTAGTCAACAAATGCTTAGTGTCACCACCAGTTTCTGCGGCAACGGCAGTGCCTCCAGAAATTCGGCCAGATACTGCAGCTCGAAGAGCGAGGACTTGGGCGAGTCCTCCGACTATCTGAGAATTATGGATGCACGGAAATCGTACTCCGAGCGGCACCTGGTGCGACTCAAGCAGACGGCAATAAACAACACGCACAGCGAGGACGATATGAGCTTCAACGATGACAATAATCAAACGGTATCATCGCAGGGTCAGGGGTTACGGCAATGCGGCATCCAGTACAATCAGAAGGAGCACCACCAGAAGCACTATCAGGGTGGCAggtggagcagcagctgctccatTGGCGGCCACCTGAAGACGACCAATATTAAGACCACCTCGCTGTCAGCTCAGTCCAGCCAATCGAATTTAGTGGCCACCTCGGCAACTGCCAGCTATCGCACACCATCCAAGTCCCTCGACCAGAGCATCGCCACCATCGCCATCCCGAGCATCCGTGCCACCACCCAAAACAACACCGCCCAGAATAGCACCACCAAGggcagcagcaccaacagcagtgacagcagtagcagcaccaccagctcGGTGGACGAGTCCCCGTCGAGACACACACTCAGCGGAGCTGACCTCTCCAGGATCTTCGTGATGGACATGGACGATGCACCGGGCAGCACATGCAGCGAAGAGAAGACTCCGCTTCTGGACAGTGTGGAAATGTCCCCGATGAGTCCAACCGATCCAGAGGAACCCGATCTGGACAAGCTCTAA
- the LOC117140434 gene encoding uncharacterized protein LOC117140434 isoform X3, with protein sequence MQDTCSEVNVPAASHPEPELIISCHRDQRDQCHRNNLQRESKVITRSQSSASTAPHAPVHQLKQQQSLPTPLTQQPSHNPHHNPQTPKSVSILVYKTLNTVFKSSRKIIVRVCEVASAKKSFTMFKFNKAAQQQRIDNRNSAVTGHDPFVRPPVPEKKVRNIMKKLHKANGLKRSNSAIEFDVSALTAANRRQIYSSNRSASSEQDNSDLSEHSEKSPLVSARLDNLARLFFSKSMPAETGSRDTIDSVLTTRPNIKYQYSALDSGNGIVERSPRERAQREKALNATQEWIQGANGRYEVIAHLDEIGSRHGKNWFLVTDASVRTDRLQTLLPLPPDCVAFEDLPPNECAREILMELLGSLHHPYIYPVLDLGFLRNNSYNYACLVTPFNSRGSLKDLIYKAQWNEPWARKYTRKPNGLPVSQVQRLGRQILEALLFLRERGFPLHGHLHSGNVILQNGAARLSGLENGLLGLSSRINAVMWSRSVTEIENVDIVCFGHLLYEMCTGQELTTPKPSMRVLEMELQHYPQIGQTRKQILEILGLIFEPPSGVCPSVEDLVLCDLFRSIDLRELRGPCFSTIKPSLSRSTLNLLQAVKKRQCASLGHSLSEANSPCTPPSTPHDRRTGISRTMDSFDISSDSEEGLLEEIVVGGSCHRQHLLRLQQWHSAHSYVHSYASESPIHYCDPAAVYSDDNSQEPGQDPQPPTIRCSTSSQSNLDVLLAEGAAEEVYEEQEEEGFEQEEEASGSSGTQRLQAPACTSSAAGASFNHQLTADMCNYKNSKSRRLEYSLKCLKYGRSNPSQDSAFGSLTDNDLSIGSSSIRLSSFQSISSPIDEGVEDVIIATTTGGNETCLELATIPRSMVSQDSAISSPCRESSPNNFLHIDDAMSGTGSTSSGSNCGSFGNIRPQQFPVSLSPKILVTATSNSSNSSLASSSNAGQGQAQGHGQGHPQQQFDPPKILVNDQNSIYTTSPSKRSGMIEVFSQKYRVSSFEDMSPKRTSDKQHLKHVNRLAFRSLEEERRIDNAFLPMADRTHSDNRVNMQSEKYKKLTHASFRISKGQGQDSPTATPTSQTSPGQPGNCIEMQRTGRQTLWRDSKFYRKNRIAKSNDSLMENNPSPRISPCSLRDNQYESRSSSQASRRSLSGSQQMLSVTTSFCGNGSASRNSARYCSSKSEDLGESSDYLRIMDARKSYSERHLVRLKQTAINNTHSEDDMSFNDDNNQTVSSQGQGLRQCGIQYNQKEHHQKHYQGGRWSSSCSIGGHLKTTNIKTTSLSAQSSQSNLVATSATASYRTPSKSLDQSIATIAIPSIRATTQNNTAQNSTTKGSSTNSSDSSSSTTSSVDESPSRHTLSGADLSRIFVMDMDDAPGSTCSEEKTPLLDSVEMSPMSPTDPEEPDLDKL encoded by the exons ATGCAG GACACTTGCAGCGAGGTCAACGTCCCGGCAGCGTCGCATCCGGAGCCGGAGCTCATCATCAGCTGCCACCGGGATCAGCGGGATCAGTGCCATCGGAATAATCTCCAGAGGGAAAGCAAAGTCATCACCCGATCACAATCATCGGCGTCGACCGCGCCGCATGCTCCAGTGCATCAACTGAAGCAGCAGCAATCTCTGCCCACACCTCTAACCCAGCAGCCCAGCCACAATCCGCACCACAATCCCCAGACCCCCAAGTCCGTCTCCATTCTCGTCTACAAGACTTTGAACACGGTCTTCAAGAGCAGTCGCAAGATCATCGTTCGTGTGTGTGAGGTGGCCAGCGCCAAGAAGTCCTTCACCATGTTCAAGTTCAACAAGGCCGCTCAGCAGCAGCGGATCGACAATCGGAACAGTGCCGTCACAGGACACGATCCCTTCGTCCGACCACCAGTGCCCGAAAA GAAAGTGAGGAACATTATGAAGAAGCTGCACAAGGCGAACGGCCTGAAACGCTCCAACTCGGCGATCGAGTTCGATGTCTCGGCCCTGACAGCTGCCAATCGCCGACAGATCTATAGTAG CAATCGGTCGGCGAGCTCGGAGCAAGATAACTCAGATCTATCCGAGCACTCGGAGAAATCGCCGCTGGTTAGCGCGAGGTTAGACAATCTAGCTAGGCTCTTCTTTAGCAAGTCGATGCCAGCGGAAACCGGAAGTAGAGATACCATAGATTCAGTACTGACAACAAG ACCCAACATCAAGTATCAGTACTCCGCCTTGGACAGTGGCAATGGGATCGTGGAGCGAAGTCCCCGGGAGCGGGCTCAGAGGGAAAAGGCCCTGAATGCCACTCAGGAATGGATTCAGGGTGCCAATGGGCGCTACGAAGTGATTGCCCACCTGGATGAGATCGGTTCGAGGCATGGCAAGAACTGGTTTCTTGTCACAGATGCCTCG GTACGCACGGATCGTTTACAGACTCTGCTACCTCTGCCCCCCGATTGTGTGGCCTTCGAGGATCTCCCGCCCAACGAATGCGCCAGGGAAATACTCATGGAACTGCTGGGCTCGCTGCATCATCCGTACATATATCCCGTTCTGGATTTGGGCTTTTTGCGCAACAACTCGTATAACTACGCCTGCCTGGTGACGCCATTTAACTCGCGGGGCAGTCTTAAAGATCTCATATATAAG GCGCAGTGGAATGAGCCGTGGGCCAGGAAGTACACGCGTAAGCCAAATGGCTTACCGGTGAGCCAGGTGCAGCGCCTGGGACGACAGATCCTGGAGGCACTGCTCTTCCTGAGGGAGCGCGGTTTTCCGCTTCACGGTCACCTGCACAGCGGCAATGTCATCCTGCAGAACGGGGCAGCCAG GTTATCGGGTCTGGAGAACGGCCTCCTGGGCCTCAGTTCGCGCATTAACGCCGTCATGTGGTCCCGCTCGGTCACCGAGATCGAGAACGTGGACATCGTCTGCTTTGGCCACCTGCTCTACGAGATGTGCACGGGCCAGGAGCTGACAACCCCCAAGCCGTCCATGCGGGTGCTCGAGATGGAGCTGCAGCACTATCCACAAATTGGCCAG aCAAGAAAACAA ATTCTGGAGATATTAGGTCTAATCTTTGAGCCGCCTAGCGGTGTCTGCCCCTCCGTCGAGGACTTAGTCCTTTGCGATCTATTTCGCAGCATCGATTTGCGCGAGCTTCGCGGTCCCTGTTTCAGT ACAATTAAGCCGAGCCTCAGCAGGTCCACCCTGAACCTGCTGCAAGCGGTAAAGAAGCGCCAATGCGCCTCCCTGGGCCACTCCCTCAGTGAGGCCAACTCGCCCTGTACGCCCCCTTCGACGCCGCACGATCGACGAACAGG TATCAGCCGAACAATGGACTCATTTGACATATCAAGCGATTCGGAGGAGGGTCTCCTGGAGGAGATTGTCGTCGGTGGGAGCTGCCATCGCCAGCACTTGCTTCGCCTGCAGCAGTGGCACTCCGCCCACTCATATGTCCACTCGTATGCCTCGGAGTCGCCGATTCACTATTGTGACCCTGCGGCCGTCTATTCGGATGATAATAGCCAGGAGCCGGGTCAGGATCCCCAGCCACCGACCATTCGATGTAGCACCAGTAGTCAGAGCAATCTGGATGTCCTTCTGGCTGAGGGTGCCGCGGAAGAGGTAtacgaggagcaggaggaggagggttTTGAGCAAGAAGAGGAGGCAAGTGGCTCCTCGGGAACGCAGAGGCTTCAGGCTCCAGCCTGCACTTCATCGGCTGCTGGGGCCTCCTTCAACCATCAACTCACTGCCGATATGTGCAACTATAAGAACTCGAAGAGCAGGAGGTTGGAGTACTCCCTCAAGTGTCTCAAGTATGGCCGCAGTAATCCCTCCCAGGACTCAGCCTTTGGCTCTCTGACCGACAACGACCTGTCCATTGGATCGTCCAGCATTAGGTTGAGCAGCTTTCAGTCCATTTCATCGCCCATTGACGAGGGCGTCGAGGATGTCATCATAGCCACCACCACAGGTGGTAATGAGACCTGCCTGGAACTTGCCACCATTCCTAGGAGTATGGTCTCCCAAGACTCGGCGATTTCATCGCCCTGTCGCGAGAGTTCCCCCAACAACTTCCTGCACATTGACGATGCCATGTCGGGAACGGGTTCAACTTCCTCTGGCTCTAATTGTGGCTCCTTCGGAAATATACGTCCCCAACAGTTTCCTGTTTCGCTTTCACCGAAGATTTTGGTAACGGCCACCAGCAATTCGAGCAACTCGTCCTTGGCATCCAGCAGCAATGCGGGTCAAGGTCAGGCCCAGGGTCATGGACAGGGGCATCCCCAGCAGCAGTTTGATCCGCCCAAGATTCTAGTCAACGATCAGAACTCCATCTACACCACATCGCCCTCGAAGCGATCGGGGATGATAGAGGTGTTCTCACAAAAATATCGG GTGAGCTCCTTCGAGGACATGTCCCCGAAGCGAACCTCAGACAAACAGCACCTGAAGCACGTGAATCGGCTGGCCTTTCGTTCCTTGGAGGAGGAACGTCGGATCGACAATGCCTTTCTGCCGATGGCAGATCGCACCCACTCGGACAATCGCGTGAATATGCAGAGCGAGAAGTACAAGAAGCTCACGCACGCCTCGTTCCGCATCAGCAAAGGTCAAGGTCAGGACTCGcccacggccacgcccaccagccAAACGTCCCCCGGTCAGCCTGGCAATTGCATTGAGATGCAACGAACCGGAAGGCAGACCCTCTGGCGGGACAGCAAGTTCTACCGGAAGAACAGAATCGCCAAAAGCAACGACTCCCTAATGGAAAACAATCCCTCGCCCAGGATATCACCGTGCTCCTTGCGGGATAATCAGTACGAGAGCAGGAGCAGCTCCCAGGCCAGCAGGAGATCGCTCAGTGGTAGTCAACAAATGCTTAGTGTCACCACCAGTTTCTGCGGCAACGGCAGTGCCTCCAGAAATTCGGCCAGATACTGCAGCTCGAAGAGCGAGGACTTGGGCGAGTCCTCCGACTATCTGAGAATTATGGATGCACGGAAATCGTACTCCGAGCGGCACCTGGTGCGACTCAAGCAGACGGCAATAAACAACACGCACAGCGAGGACGATATGAGCTTCAACGATGACAATAATCAAACGGTATCATCGCAGGGTCAGGGGTTACGGCAATGCGGCATCCAGTACAATCAGAAGGAGCACCACCAGAAGCACTATCAGGGTGGCAggtggagcagcagctgctccatTGGCGGCCACCTGAAGACGACCAATATTAAGACCACCTCGCTGTCAGCTCAGTCCAGCCAATCGAATTTAGTGGCCACCTCGGCAACTGCCAGCTATCGCACACCATCCAAGTCCCTCGACCAGAGCATCGCCACCATCGCCATCCCGAGCATCCGTGCCACCACCCAAAACAACACCGCCCAGAATAGCACCACCAAGggcagcagcaccaacagcagtgacagcagtagcagcaccaccagctcGGTGGACGAGTCCCCGTCGAGACACACACTCAGCGGAGCTGACCTCTCCAGGATCTTCGTGATGGACATGGACGATGCACCGGGCAGCACATGCAGCGAAGAGAAGACTCCGCTTCTGGACAGTGTGGAAATGTCCCCGATGAGTCCAACCGATCCAGAGGAACCCGATCTGGACAAGCTCTAA